One window of Electrophorus electricus isolate fEleEle1 chromosome 24, fEleEle1.pri, whole genome shotgun sequence genomic DNA carries:
- the acvrl1 gene encoding serine/threonine-protein kinase receptor R3 isoform X1, whose amino-acid sequence MYMQASHGTQSLEITDMGAVATFSLLLALMHSRVDTNAAESEGARLRCACENTYSCEDGGLPPTCLGYVCFFTVVQGVTKRGCFEKEHMSQCHVSRIRSVYTECCNSSYCNSNTTAPHERDPSKPGSMMILVTVPLLVLLGLSVMLCGLVLWLRSRRQHHHLQEHDHSMLRVPSGGDPTYGDIFDEFCTSGSGTGLPYLVQRTMARQISLVECVGKGRYGEVWRGTWMGESVAVKIFSSRDEQSWFRETEIYNTVQLRHENILGFIASDMTSKNSSTQLWLVTHFHELGSLYDFLQYSTLDPEGGLRMCLSVASGLVHLHTEILSTQGKPAIAHRDLKSRNILVKRNGQCCIADLGLAVIHSQSNDYLDVGNNPRVGTKRYMAPEVLDESIRVDIFESYKQTDIWALGLVLWEITRRTIVNGIVEEYRLPFFDVVPSDPSFEEMKKVVCVDQHRPCLHNRLHSHPILSAVAKIMKECWFQSPSARLTALRVRKTLAKLDQDQDCSTDKLKLDV is encoded by the exons ATGTACATGCAAGCCTCGCATGGCACGCAAAGCCTTGAAATCACAG ACATGGGAGCGGTCGCAACATTCTCGCTGCTGCTCGCGCTGATGCATTCAAGGGTCGACACAAACGCAG CCGAAAGTGAGGGGGCCAGGTTGCGCTGCGCTTGTGAGAACACCTACTCGTGCGAGGATGGCGGCCTGCCGCCCACTTGCCTGGGGTACGTCTGCTTCTTCACGGTGGTGCAAGGGGTCACAAAGCGTGGCTGCTTCGAGAAGGAGCACATGAGTCAGTGCCACGTGTCCCGGATCCGTAGCGTGTACACCGAGTGCTGCAACTCCAGCTACTGCAACTCCAACACCACGGCGCCCCATGAGCGAG ATCCGAGCAAGCCCGGCAGTATGATGATATTGGTGACCGTGCCTCTGCTGGTACTCCTGGGGCTGTCTGTCATGCTGTGTGGCCTGGTGTTGTGGTTGCGTTCCCGACGGCAGCACCACCATCTACAGGAACACGACCACTCCATGCTCAGAGTGCCTAGCGGAGGAGACCCCACCTATGGG GATATCTTTGATGAGTTTTGCACGTCAGGCAGTGGGACTGGACTGCCTTACCTAGTGCAGAGGACCATGGCTCGACAGATCTCCTTAGTGGAGTGTGTCG GTAAGGGACGCTACGGGGAGGTGTGGAGGGGCACGTGGATGGGGGAGAGTGTGGCTGTGAAAATCTTCTCATCCCGAGATGAGCAATCCTGGTTCAGGGAGACAGAGATCTACAACACAGTCCAGCTGAGACATGAAAACATCTTAG GTTTCATTGCTTCGGATATGACGTCTAAGAACTCCAGCACCCAGCTCTGGCTGGTCACCCATTTCCATGAGCTGGGATCACTGTACGACTTCCTGCAGTACAGCACCTTGGACCCTGAGGGAGGCCTGCGCATGTGCCTGTCTGTGGCCAGCGGCCTGGTGCACCTGCACACGGAGATCCTGAGCACCCAGGGCAAGCCTGCCATCGCCCACCGCGACCTCAAGAGCCGAAACATTCTGGTGAAGAGAAATGGCCAGTGCTGCATCGCCGACTTGG GTCTGGCAGTCATTCATTCCCAGTCCAATGACTACCTGGATGTAGGAAACAACCCAAGGGTGGGCACCAAGCGTTACATGGCTCCCGAGGTCCTGGACGAGAGCATCCGTGTTGACATCTTTGAGTCGTACAAGCAGACTGATATCTGGGCTCTGGGTCTTGTACTGTGGGAGATCACCCGCCGCACCATTGTAAATG GAATTGTGGAGGAGTATCGTCTGCCCTTTTTCGACGTGGTGCCCTCTGACCCCAGTTTCGAGGAGATGAagaaagtggtgtgtgtggatcaACATAGACCGTGCCTTCACAATCGTCTTCACTCCCATCCG ATCCTGTCTGCCGTGGCTAAAATTATGAAGGAGTGCTGGTTCCAAAGCCCTTCAGCTCGTCTCACTGCCTTGCGTGTGCGCAAGACCCTGGCAAAGCTGGATCAGGACCAGGACTGCAGCACGGACAAACTCAAACTAGACGTCTAG
- the acvrl1 gene encoding serine/threonine-protein kinase receptor R3 isoform X2, whose protein sequence is MGAVATFSLLLALMHSRVDTNAAESEGARLRCACENTYSCEDGGLPPTCLGYVCFFTVVQGVTKRGCFEKEHMSQCHVSRIRSVYTECCNSSYCNSNTTAPHERDPSKPGSMMILVTVPLLVLLGLSVMLCGLVLWLRSRRQHHHLQEHDHSMLRVPSGGDPTYGDIFDEFCTSGSGTGLPYLVQRTMARQISLVECVGKGRYGEVWRGTWMGESVAVKIFSSRDEQSWFRETEIYNTVQLRHENILGFIASDMTSKNSSTQLWLVTHFHELGSLYDFLQYSTLDPEGGLRMCLSVASGLVHLHTEILSTQGKPAIAHRDLKSRNILVKRNGQCCIADLGLAVIHSQSNDYLDVGNNPRVGTKRYMAPEVLDESIRVDIFESYKQTDIWALGLVLWEITRRTIVNGIVEEYRLPFFDVVPSDPSFEEMKKVVCVDQHRPCLHNRLHSHPILSAVAKIMKECWFQSPSARLTALRVRKTLAKLDQDQDCSTDKLKLDV, encoded by the exons ATGGGAGCGGTCGCAACATTCTCGCTGCTGCTCGCGCTGATGCATTCAAGGGTCGACACAAACGCAG CCGAAAGTGAGGGGGCCAGGTTGCGCTGCGCTTGTGAGAACACCTACTCGTGCGAGGATGGCGGCCTGCCGCCCACTTGCCTGGGGTACGTCTGCTTCTTCACGGTGGTGCAAGGGGTCACAAAGCGTGGCTGCTTCGAGAAGGAGCACATGAGTCAGTGCCACGTGTCCCGGATCCGTAGCGTGTACACCGAGTGCTGCAACTCCAGCTACTGCAACTCCAACACCACGGCGCCCCATGAGCGAG ATCCGAGCAAGCCCGGCAGTATGATGATATTGGTGACCGTGCCTCTGCTGGTACTCCTGGGGCTGTCTGTCATGCTGTGTGGCCTGGTGTTGTGGTTGCGTTCCCGACGGCAGCACCACCATCTACAGGAACACGACCACTCCATGCTCAGAGTGCCTAGCGGAGGAGACCCCACCTATGGG GATATCTTTGATGAGTTTTGCACGTCAGGCAGTGGGACTGGACTGCCTTACCTAGTGCAGAGGACCATGGCTCGACAGATCTCCTTAGTGGAGTGTGTCG GTAAGGGACGCTACGGGGAGGTGTGGAGGGGCACGTGGATGGGGGAGAGTGTGGCTGTGAAAATCTTCTCATCCCGAGATGAGCAATCCTGGTTCAGGGAGACAGAGATCTACAACACAGTCCAGCTGAGACATGAAAACATCTTAG GTTTCATTGCTTCGGATATGACGTCTAAGAACTCCAGCACCCAGCTCTGGCTGGTCACCCATTTCCATGAGCTGGGATCACTGTACGACTTCCTGCAGTACAGCACCTTGGACCCTGAGGGAGGCCTGCGCATGTGCCTGTCTGTGGCCAGCGGCCTGGTGCACCTGCACACGGAGATCCTGAGCACCCAGGGCAAGCCTGCCATCGCCCACCGCGACCTCAAGAGCCGAAACATTCTGGTGAAGAGAAATGGCCAGTGCTGCATCGCCGACTTGG GTCTGGCAGTCATTCATTCCCAGTCCAATGACTACCTGGATGTAGGAAACAACCCAAGGGTGGGCACCAAGCGTTACATGGCTCCCGAGGTCCTGGACGAGAGCATCCGTGTTGACATCTTTGAGTCGTACAAGCAGACTGATATCTGGGCTCTGGGTCTTGTACTGTGGGAGATCACCCGCCGCACCATTGTAAATG GAATTGTGGAGGAGTATCGTCTGCCCTTTTTCGACGTGGTGCCCTCTGACCCCAGTTTCGAGGAGATGAagaaagtggtgtgtgtggatcaACATAGACCGTGCCTTCACAATCGTCTTCACTCCCATCCG ATCCTGTCTGCCGTGGCTAAAATTATGAAGGAGTGCTGGTTCCAAAGCCCTTCAGCTCGTCTCACTGCCTTGCGTGTGCGCAAGACCCTGGCAAAGCTGGATCAGGACCAGGACTGCAGCACGGACAAACTCAAACTAGACGTCTAG